In the genome of Hymenobacter taeanensis, one region contains:
- a CDS encoding gliding motility lipoprotein GldH, protein MRAFSRLMPVVALLGLLLASCDSGQVYEKNTDLKSPSGVPYVWAVQEKPTFEFEIPDTTQRYDVYFNVRNASGYEYYNLYVKHTLTGPDGKVISRLLHQMLLMDPRTGEPRGNGTGDIYDHQFLALPNQHFSQTGPYKIMLEQYMRQDQLPNIMAVGIRVAKHTNSPK, encoded by the coding sequence ATGCGCGCGTTTTCTCGTTTGATGCCGGTAGTGGCCCTGCTAGGCCTGTTGCTTGCCAGTTGTGACTCTGGTCAGGTGTATGAGAAGAACACCGATCTGAAGTCGCCCTCGGGGGTGCCCTACGTGTGGGCTGTGCAGGAAAAGCCCACGTTTGAGTTTGAAATACCCGACACCACGCAGCGCTACGATGTGTACTTCAATGTGCGCAATGCTTCCGGCTATGAGTATTACAACTTATATGTGAAGCACACCCTCACGGGCCCCGATGGAAAGGTTATTTCGCGGTTGCTGCACCAAATGCTGCTGATGGACCCGCGAACCGGTGAGCCCCGCGGCAACGGTACCGGAGATATTTATGATCACCAGTTCCTGGCCCTGCCTAACCAGCACTTCTCGCAAACCGGCCCATACAAAATCATGCTGGAGCAGTACATGCGCCAAGATCAGCTGCCCAATATTATGGCCGTTGGCATACGTGTAGCCAAGCATACAAACTCACCGAAATAA
- the ricT gene encoding PSP1 domain-containing protein → MACTSCSSGGGCSTTSASGCGSKGSCSSGCTRLNVFDWLQDLDLPSDFKEFDIVEIRFKGGRKDFFRNTSRLPLITGDAVVVEAASNGWHLGHVSLKGELVRLQMKKKKVPLDSKDIRGILRVATDQDVERWNAVRDLETGTMFRARSVVDELRLKMKLSDVEYQADRTRATFFYSAEDRVDFRDLIKRLADEFRVRVEMRQISLRHEAGRLGGIGSCGRELCCSTWLTDFKSVSTTAARYQNLSLNPAKLSGQCGRLKCCLNYELDTYLDALKDIPQVQRPLLTEKGDYVLQKTDIFKRKMWFAVRGDNNWVVLPTERVREVQEMNKRGEKPESLLPPVREEEKAPEVTAIVEGSLERLDDKIKGSKRSKRKKSKDKPVTGAAPAAPRTSRPAAGKIVPADPSVLDPQAPAETSDTPAGEVRRPRGAAARPLNRRGRGRSEGKRNDASRNGADGENPANEGRSSRGTEGRPPRGAAPEAGSDAPRPGGEPGNERRRNHSRRGGRSGRSSEGGATSPTPAS, encoded by the coding sequence GTGGCTTGCACTTCCTGCTCCTCCGGTGGAGGCTGCTCCACTACATCTGCTTCGGGCTGCGGCTCAAAAGGCAGCTGTAGTAGCGGCTGCACCCGCCTTAATGTATTCGACTGGCTTCAGGACCTTGACCTGCCCAGTGATTTTAAAGAATTTGACATAGTAGAAATCCGCTTCAAGGGCGGCCGCAAAGACTTCTTCCGTAATACCAGCCGCCTGCCGCTCATCACCGGCGACGCCGTGGTGGTAGAAGCCGCCAGCAATGGCTGGCACCTGGGCCACGTTTCGCTGAAAGGAGAACTGGTGCGCCTGCAGATGAAGAAAAAGAAAGTACCTCTTGACTCGAAGGATATCAGGGGTATTCTGCGGGTAGCCACCGACCAAGATGTGGAGCGCTGGAATGCCGTGCGCGACTTGGAAACGGGCACTATGTTCCGGGCCCGCTCCGTGGTAGATGAGCTGCGTCTTAAAATGAAGCTCTCCGATGTAGAGTACCAGGCCGACCGCACCCGCGCGACGTTTTTCTATTCTGCCGAAGACCGCGTCGACTTCCGGGACCTGATTAAGCGCCTGGCCGACGAGTTTCGGGTGCGGGTAGAGATGCGCCAGATTTCGCTGCGCCACGAGGCCGGCCGCCTGGGCGGAATTGGCTCCTGCGGGCGCGAGCTATGCTGCTCTACCTGGCTGACTGATTTTAAGAGCGTAAGCACCACGGCGGCCCGTTATCAGAACCTCAGCCTCAATCCTGCTAAGCTCTCGGGCCAGTGCGGGCGCCTGAAGTGCTGCCTGAACTACGAGCTGGACACCTACCTCGATGCCCTGAAGGACATTCCGCAGGTGCAACGCCCCTTGCTCACCGAGAAAGGCGACTATGTGCTTCAGAAGACCGATATCTTTAAGCGGAAAATGTGGTTTGCCGTGCGCGGCGACAACAATTGGGTGGTGCTGCCTACCGAGCGTGTGCGCGAAGTACAGGAGATGAATAAGCGCGGCGAAAAGCCGGAAAGCCTACTTCCTCCGGTACGGGAAGAAGAAAAAGCGCCCGAAGTTACGGCCATTGTGGAGGGCTCCCTGGAGCGCCTAGACGACAAGATCAAGGGCTCTAAGCGCAGCAAGCGCAAAAAGTCAAAGGATAAGCCTGTTACAGGCGCTGCACCAGCCGCGCCTAGGACCAGCCGCCCCGCAGCCGGCAAAATTGTGCCCGCCGATCCGTCGGTGCTGGATCCGCAGGCTCCGGCCGAAACTTCTGATACTCCGGCCGGCGAAGTTCGGCGTCCGCGCGGGGCGGCGGCCCGCCCGCTAAACCGGCGGGGCCGCGGCCGCAGCGAAGGCAAGCGAAACGACGCATCACGCAACGGCGCTGACGGTGAAAACCCAGCAAATGAAGGGCGCTCATCGCGCGGCACAGAAGGGCGGCCACCCCGTGGTGCCGCGCCTGAAGCCGGCTCCGATGCGCCGCGGCCGGGCGGGGAGCCAGGCAATGAACGCCGCCGCAACCATTCGCGGCGCGGTGGGCGGTCTGGGCGCTCTTCAGAAGGTGGTGCAACTTCTCCAACCCCTGCCTCCTAA
- a CDS encoding M57 family metalloprotease, translating into MKHSKVLTPFALFAAAAFSLASCQEKANVEVKNEVSESTISQIKALGFSATEARKVEGGVMVEGDILLTNDMLASKPDYKVMRVGEDEQYRTTNLVTGLPRTITVRVSTTLPSAYVTAADEAIRRYNAQNLQLRFSRVTSGGSIVLTKAPSGSSYLASAGFPSGGNPYNQVLVNSDALGTSYATTTIASVLAHEIGHCIGFRHTDYMSRQYSCGGSAVNEGASTVGAILIPGTPSGPDPNSWMLACIGTGVDRPFNANDRTALNYLY; encoded by the coding sequence ATGAAACACTCAAAAGTACTCACCCCCTTCGCGCTCTTCGCGGCAGCGGCATTCTCCCTTGCCTCGTGCCAGGAAAAAGCCAATGTTGAAGTAAAGAACGAAGTATCTGAAAGCACCATCAGCCAGATCAAAGCTCTGGGCTTCTCAGCTACGGAAGCACGCAAGGTTGAAGGTGGTGTAATGGTAGAAGGTGACATCCTTCTTACCAACGACATGCTCGCCAGTAAGCCCGATTACAAGGTGATGCGCGTAGGCGAAGATGAGCAGTACCGCACTACTAACCTGGTAACGGGCCTGCCCCGCACCATCACGGTACGCGTTTCTACTACGCTGCCTTCGGCCTACGTAACGGCTGCTGATGAAGCTATACGCCGGTACAATGCTCAGAACCTGCAGCTTCGTTTCTCGCGCGTAACGTCGGGGGGCAGCATTGTACTGACTAAAGCTCCCTCGGGCTCGTCGTACCTGGCTTCAGCTGGCTTCCCCTCAGGCGGCAACCCTTACAACCAGGTTCTGGTTAATTCCGATGCTCTGGGCACCAGCTATGCTACAACTACCATTGCCTCGGTACTGGCTCACGAAATTGGCCACTGCATTGGTTTCCGCCACACCGACTACATGAGCCGCCAGTATAGCTGCGGTGGTTCGGCCGTGAACGAGGGCGCCAGCACGGTAGGGGCTATCCTGATTCCCGGCACTCCTTCGGGCCCAGACCCAAACTCCTGGATGCTGGCTTGTATCGGCACTGGCGTAGACCGTCCGTTCAATGCCAACGACCGCACAGCGCTTAACTACCTGTACTAA
- a CDS encoding S8 family serine peptidase: MSAAQPACRLIPRLRFLCLVIYGVIIGWVPDAALGQTSLPTPPAARLAPGMQAAKAAQTVRVSVTDVAAFRRWLATEQPGATATAEVRYPGLVRVQGASPTALAACQWVQFVDKPNRKPHDERQLSGADFAANKVSPVHSRYPQLTGSGLTVSVKENPLDILDIDFRGRLVNPDPQAVMQSSHSTIMATLIAGGGNSSPNGKGAAWQAKIAQSDYENLLPDDGVLLAQQGVTVQNHSYGVGIENYYGLEAKAYDEQTQQYPTLLHVFSSGNSGNQASTEGPYANLPAVANLTGQFKMAKNALLVGATDALGQVAPLSSRGPAYDGRVKPELVAYGDGGSSESAALVSGISLLVQQAYRNQQGAVPPAALVKAALLNSADDTGRPAVDFEAGYGQADALGAVQTILEKRYAQGSVGQGQEQVIPIVVPAGTHELKVTLVWADPAAAANAPQALLNDLDLVLVSAASKQRWLPWTLSAYPHPDSLKLPARRHPDHLNNAEQITLEVPEAGTYELHVRGYQLAQGPQAFSVAYEYEQGFTWTQPTAARNLTAGRPTVLRWQWAGAPVSARLEYRFVGQSQWQVLSPAVNLAQHYFFWATPDTTAPVQVRLSTSTAAYESDKFFVAKPLELQVGYACPDETLLTWTRVPGATQYQVYTLGATQLEPYRLVTDTVLFLTATEATQRYFAVAPIVQGMVGERGSTPDVTQQTYGCYIRSFIPEQLVSDTVQFQLQLGTTYRLKAVHLERREPDGSFRSVQSVAPALNLVLTDPAPVVGRSEYRARAEAQDGRLYYSALEEAFFVRPTDVLVYPVPVLQGEPLKVVGPEGEPLRVRIYDMLGRLRGEASADGAINSLVLPPLGKGTFLLRISAGNGPEVTRRILVL, translated from the coding sequence ATGTCTGCTGCTCAACCGGCTTGCCGGCTTATCCCTCGTTTGCGTTTCCTTTGCCTGGTAATTTACGGAGTGATTATTGGCTGGGTACCTGACGCGGCCCTTGGGCAAACTAGTTTGCCAACACCGCCCGCGGCCCGGCTTGCTCCCGGGATGCAGGCAGCCAAGGCCGCCCAAACTGTGCGGGTGAGCGTAACGGATGTAGCAGCGTTCCGGAGGTGGCTGGCCACAGAGCAGCCCGGTGCTACGGCAACGGCAGAGGTGCGCTACCCTGGCCTAGTGAGGGTGCAAGGTGCCAGCCCTACGGCACTGGCTGCCTGCCAGTGGGTGCAGTTTGTTGATAAGCCCAACCGCAAACCGCACGATGAGCGGCAGCTCAGCGGCGCCGATTTTGCCGCCAACAAGGTGAGCCCCGTGCACAGCCGGTATCCGCAGCTAACGGGCAGTGGCCTAACGGTCTCCGTTAAGGAGAACCCCCTGGATATACTGGATATCGACTTTAGGGGGCGCTTGGTGAACCCCGATCCGCAGGCGGTAATGCAGTCGTCGCATTCTACTATAATGGCCACCCTCATTGCGGGCGGCGGCAATTCTTCGCCTAACGGCAAAGGTGCGGCCTGGCAAGCCAAAATAGCGCAGTCTGACTATGAAAACCTGCTGCCTGATGATGGCGTGCTACTGGCCCAGCAGGGCGTGACGGTGCAAAACCATTCGTATGGCGTGGGCATAGAAAACTATTACGGTTTAGAAGCCAAAGCCTATGACGAGCAGACCCAGCAGTATCCGACACTGCTCCACGTATTTTCCTCGGGCAATTCCGGCAACCAAGCCAGCACCGAAGGCCCGTATGCCAACCTGCCAGCAGTGGCCAACCTGACGGGGCAATTCAAAATGGCCAAAAATGCGCTGCTCGTAGGGGCCACTGATGCGCTAGGCCAGGTAGCTCCGCTCAGTTCCCGCGGCCCCGCCTACGACGGCCGCGTGAAGCCTGAGCTAGTGGCCTATGGCGACGGCGGCTCCTCAGAGTCAGCTGCGCTGGTATCGGGTATTAGCTTGCTGGTGCAACAGGCCTACCGCAACCAGCAGGGAGCCGTACCACCAGCTGCTCTGGTAAAAGCCGCTCTGCTCAATAGTGCCGACGACACCGGCCGGCCAGCCGTAGATTTTGAGGCTGGCTACGGCCAGGCCGATGCGCTGGGGGCCGTGCAGACTATTTTAGAAAAGCGGTATGCACAGGGCAGCGTGGGGCAAGGGCAGGAGCAGGTAATACCCATTGTGGTGCCGGCTGGCACGCACGAGTTGAAAGTTACGCTGGTGTGGGCTGATCCTGCCGCCGCCGCCAACGCCCCCCAAGCCTTGCTCAATGATCTTGACCTGGTGCTGGTAAGTGCCGCCAGCAAGCAGCGCTGGCTACCCTGGACCCTCAGTGCTTATCCGCATCCTGATTCGCTTAAGCTGCCCGCTCGTCGGCATCCTGATCACCTAAACAACGCCGAGCAGATTACCCTGGAGGTTCCGGAGGCCGGCACATATGAGCTGCACGTACGCGGCTACCAACTGGCACAGGGGCCGCAGGCGTTTAGTGTAGCCTACGAATATGAGCAGGGTTTTACCTGGACGCAGCCTACCGCCGCCCGAAATCTAACAGCAGGCCGGCCGACGGTATTGCGCTGGCAATGGGCGGGAGCACCAGTCTCTGCTCGCCTGGAGTATCGTTTCGTAGGCCAGAGCCAGTGGCAGGTACTAAGCCCCGCGGTAAATCTGGCGCAGCACTATTTTTTCTGGGCCACTCCAGACACCACAGCACCCGTGCAAGTGCGCCTGAGCACCAGCACAGCAGCGTATGAGTCGGATAAGTTTTTTGTGGCTAAACCCCTAGAGTTGCAGGTGGGCTATGCCTGCCCCGATGAAACGCTGCTCACCTGGACGCGTGTGCCCGGAGCAACTCAATACCAGGTGTATACGCTTGGTGCTACCCAATTAGAGCCGTACCGGCTAGTAACGGATACGGTGCTGTTCCTAACGGCCACCGAAGCCACCCAACGCTACTTTGCGGTGGCACCTATTGTGCAAGGCATGGTAGGGGAGCGGGGCAGCACCCCCGACGTAACCCAGCAAACGTACGGCTGCTACATCCGGTCTTTTATTCCAGAGCAGCTAGTTTCCGATACGGTGCAGTTTCAACTACAGCTGGGCACCACTTACCGACTGAAAGCCGTGCATCTGGAGCGCCGCGAGCCTGACGGGTCTTTTCGGAGTGTGCAATCGGTGGCGCCGGCCCTTAACCTGGTGCTGACCGATCCGGCCCCGGTAGTCGGCCGGAGTGAGTACCGGGCCCGGGCAGAGGCGCAAGACGGCCGCTTGTATTACAGCGCCCTCGAAGAGGCCTTTTTTGTGCGCCCGACGGATGTACTGGTTTATCCGGTGCCAGTACTACAGGGGGAGCCGCTCAAAGTTGTGGGGCCTGAAGGAGAACCGCTCCGGGTGCGCATTTATGATATGCTGGGCCGCCTGCGAGGCGAAGCTTCCGCCGATGGGGCCATCAACTCCCTGGTGCTGCCTCCATTGGGCAAAGGTACTTTCCTGTTGCGCATCAGCGCCGGTAATGGCCCTGAGGTTACCCGCCGCATACTAGTGTTGTAA
- a CDS encoding zinc-dependent alcohol dehydrogenase gives MKALVYHGMRDVRVDTVEDPKLEDARDAIIRVTSTAICGSDLHIYNGSIPQPRPMVLGHEFMGIVEEVGKGVGNKLKVGDRVVVPFPIACGTCYFCNHQLPGHCENSNPDHYGPEGGLLTEKGGALFGYTDLYGGYNGGQAEYVRVPYADFGPRVIPDSLTDEQALFLTDIFPTGYSGIDWGEVKGGEMVAIFGAGPVGIMAAKSAWLRGAARVVVVDTLPYRLDKARDSTYSETILWEDASSTVEQIRAMSGGRGADVCVDCVGFEPDRDLLDRAKAVINLEKGSPKVLEACMSAVRRGGIVSVLGVYASPFDNFPIHQFFDKGITIRGGQAPAQKHIDKLLQYVIEGKVVLDDIITHRLPLSEAAHGYDIFRNKKEDCVKVVLKP, from the coding sequence ATGAAAGCACTCGTGTATCACGGGATGAGAGACGTGCGCGTCGATACCGTGGAGGACCCCAAACTTGAAGATGCCCGCGACGCCATTATCCGCGTTACCAGCACCGCTATCTGCGGCTCCGATCTGCACATTTACAACGGGAGTATTCCGCAGCCCCGCCCCATGGTGCTGGGTCACGAGTTTATGGGCATTGTAGAAGAAGTGGGGAAAGGGGTAGGCAACAAGCTAAAAGTAGGCGACCGGGTGGTAGTACCCTTTCCTATTGCCTGTGGTACTTGCTACTTCTGCAATCATCAGCTGCCGGGGCACTGCGAAAACTCCAACCCCGACCATTACGGGCCCGAAGGCGGTCTGTTGACTGAAAAAGGCGGTGCCCTGTTCGGGTATACTGATTTGTATGGGGGCTATAACGGTGGCCAGGCAGAGTACGTGCGCGTGCCCTACGCCGACTTTGGCCCCCGCGTTATTCCCGACTCGCTAACCGATGAGCAGGCACTGTTCCTGACGGATATCTTCCCTACGGGCTACTCTGGCATTGACTGGGGCGAGGTAAAAGGCGGGGAGATGGTGGCCATATTTGGCGCCGGCCCGGTGGGCATTATGGCTGCCAAGTCGGCGTGGTTGCGGGGTGCCGCCCGCGTAGTGGTTGTCGACACGCTCCCGTACCGGCTGGATAAAGCCCGGGATTCTACCTACTCAGAAACCATCCTCTGGGAAGACGCTAGCTCTACGGTAGAGCAAATCAGGGCCATGAGTGGAGGCCGCGGGGCCGACGTGTGCGTGGATTGCGTGGGCTTTGAGCCCGACCGTGACCTGCTGGACCGCGCCAAAGCCGTGATAAACTTGGAGAAAGGCTCTCCTAAAGTACTGGAGGCCTGCATGAGTGCCGTCCGGCGGGGCGGCATTGTATCGGTGTTGGGGGTTTATGCCTCGCCCTTTGATAACTTCCCCATTCACCAATTCTTTGACAAAGGTATTACCATCAGAGGTGGGCAGGCGCCTGCTCAAAAGCACATCGACAAGCTGCTCCAGTATGTGATAGAGGGCAAGGTGGTGCTTGACGATATTATCACCCACCGCTTGCCGCTTTCAGAAGCCGCGCATGGGTACGACATCTTCCGTAACAAGAAAGAAGACTGCGTAAAAGTGGTGCTGAAGCCGTGA
- a CDS encoding UDP-2,3-diacylglucosamine diphosphatase, translating to MTRPPQLPDLALPPGRKVYFASDFHLGAPDAARSLERERRIVRWLTWAAQDAAAIYLLGDIFDFWFEYKHAIPRGFIRLQGKLAELTDAGIPVIFFTGNHDMWMFDYFTKELGIPIYRHPVSQRIGGHQFHIGHGDGLGPGDHTYKVLKRVFASPLAQWLFARLHPNLGIGIANHWSRHSRLQNGEADSTYFGEDEWLLQYCRELEQAYHHEYYVFGHRHLPLDVAVAPGSRYLNLGEWVNYCSYGQYDGTELALRHFEAEKGKG from the coding sequence ATGACGCGCCCGCCGCAACTACCTGACCTCGCGCTGCCCCCGGGCCGCAAAGTATATTTCGCCTCCGACTTCCACCTCGGGGCGCCCGATGCCGCCCGTTCCCTGGAGCGGGAGCGACGCATCGTGCGCTGGCTGACCTGGGCCGCCCAGGATGCCGCTGCTATCTATCTGCTCGGCGATATTTTTGACTTTTGGTTTGAATACAAGCATGCTATTCCGCGCGGCTTTATTCGGCTGCAGGGCAAGCTGGCTGAGCTAACGGATGCGGGTATTCCGGTAATTTTTTTTACCGGCAACCACGATATGTGGATGTTCGACTACTTCACCAAGGAGCTGGGCATTCCAATTTACCGGCACCCCGTAAGTCAGCGCATTGGCGGGCACCAGTTTCATATTGGGCACGGGGATGGCCTAGGCCCTGGCGACCATACCTATAAAGTATTGAAACGGGTGTTTGCCTCGCCGCTGGCGCAGTGGCTGTTTGCGCGCCTGCACCCCAACTTGGGCATTGGTATTGCCAACCACTGGAGCCGCCATAGTCGTCTGCAAAATGGCGAGGCCGACAGCACCTATTTTGGCGAGGACGAGTGGCTGCTGCAGTATTGCCGGGAGCTGGAACAGGCCTACCACCACGAGTACTACGTCTTCGGCCACCGTCATTTGCCGCTTGATGTAGCAGTAGCGCCCGGCAGTCGTTACCTTAACCTCGGCGAGTGGGTCAATTATTGCTCATACGGCCAATATGATGGTACTGAACTGGCGCTCCGGCACTTTGAAGCTGAGAAAGGTAAAGGCTGA
- a CDS encoding LutC/YkgG family protein: MGDTSRDTILRRIREALQKPAEQPAKPDFSAPLHPRPATEEDLAIDFAQNFVRVGGLFYYCESVEHFYDQIFTYKKEKALERLFVWEPELKKMLHDGNLVFQGDEAEFLAHADAGLTSCEALVARTGSILVSGASSSGRRLSIYPDQHLVLARTSQIVTDIGDALKLVQQKYGPDRIPSMISLTTGPSRTADIEKTLVLGAHGPRSIVLFLLDDAPAATT, encoded by the coding sequence ATGGGCGATACGTCACGCGATACTATCCTGCGCCGAATAAGGGAGGCGCTGCAGAAGCCGGCTGAGCAACCCGCCAAGCCCGACTTCAGTGCCCCGCTGCACCCTAGGCCAGCTACCGAGGAAGATCTGGCCATTGATTTCGCTCAGAACTTTGTGCGGGTAGGAGGACTATTTTACTACTGCGAGTCGGTGGAGCACTTCTACGATCAGATCTTCACTTATAAAAAGGAAAAGGCGCTGGAACGGCTGTTTGTGTGGGAGCCCGAACTCAAGAAAATGCTGCACGATGGCAACCTGGTTTTCCAGGGTGATGAAGCTGAATTCCTGGCTCACGCCGATGCGGGCCTCACTTCCTGCGAAGCCCTGGTGGCCCGTACGGGCAGCATTTTGGTTAGCGGTGCCAGTAGCAGCGGCCGCAGATTAAGTATTTACCCTGATCAGCACCTAGTGCTGGCCCGCACCTCACAAATAGTAACCGATATTGGGGATGCCCTGAAGCTGGTGCAACAGAAGTACGGACCCGACCGAATACCCTCCATGATTTCCCTGACTACGGGGCCCAGCCGAACGGCTGATATTGAAAAAACGCTGGTACTCGGAGCCCACGGCCCGCGCAGCATTGTGTTGTTTTTGCTGGATGACGCGCCCGCCGCAACTACCTGA
- a CDS encoding sulfatase, whose product MPILVPPERRGRLFTGAEWLTYALGLLVLLAFAPTFPEAPKKALKTRNVIIVVIDGPRYSETWGAVPGLIPNMATKLRPRGVFLSSFFNNGFTFTNSGHTAITTGLNQPIDNFGEELPQQPSIFQYWRKASGKPATAAWLITSKDKLHILGNTQNTEWKDQYLPSLDCGISGPGSSYRPDSLTLVAVKRILTEHKPNLVLINFMEPDGYAHAGNWEHYLRGIARDDRYVMQLYDFLRRSKTYRGNTTLLITNDHGRHLNGISNGFTDHGDDCEGCRHISLLALGPDFRAGISLPEQHTLVDIAPTVAFLLGFPFQQGQGQVMQSLFKR is encoded by the coding sequence ATGCCTATTCTCGTACCTCCCGAGCGGCGGGGCCGCCTCTTTACTGGCGCTGAATGGCTGACGTATGCCCTGGGCTTGCTGGTGTTGCTTGCCTTTGCGCCCACTTTTCCTGAGGCGCCTAAAAAAGCCCTAAAAACCCGGAACGTCATTATAGTGGTCATTGACGGGCCCCGCTACTCCGAAACCTGGGGTGCAGTTCCTGGGCTCATCCCGAATATGGCCACGAAGCTGAGGCCCCGCGGGGTCTTCCTTTCCAGCTTCTTTAACAACGGCTTCACCTTTACCAACTCCGGCCACACGGCTATTACCACCGGCCTAAATCAACCTATTGACAATTTTGGGGAAGAGTTGCCACAACAGCCTTCCATTTTTCAATACTGGCGCAAGGCCTCCGGTAAACCCGCCACCGCAGCCTGGCTAATTACCAGCAAAGACAAGCTTCATATTCTGGGTAACACGCAGAATACCGAGTGGAAGGACCAGTACCTGCCTTCTCTTGATTGTGGTATTAGTGGCCCCGGTAGTAGCTACCGACCCGATTCTCTGACGCTGGTGGCCGTTAAGCGCATTCTCACCGAGCACAAGCCAAACTTAGTGCTCATCAATTTTATGGAGCCGGATGGGTATGCCCATGCTGGTAACTGGGAGCACTACCTACGTGGCATTGCCCGCGATGATCGGTACGTGATGCAGCTCTACGACTTTTTGCGGCGGAGCAAAACCTACCGCGGCAATACCACCCTCCTCATCACCAACGACCACGGGCGCCACTTAAATGGCATAAGCAATGGCTTTACCGACCACGGCGACGATTGTGAGGGGTGCCGCCATATTAGCCTGCTAGCTCTCGGCCCCGATTTCAGAGCGGGTATTTCTTTGCCGGAGCAGCACACTTTAGTAGATATAGCTCCTACGGTGGCCTTCCTGCTCGGCTTTCCCTTTCAGCAAGGGCAAGGCCAGGTTATGCAGAGCTTATTTAAGCGCTAA